A region of the Ptychodera flava strain L36383 unplaced genomic scaffold, AS_Pfla_20210202 Scaffold_106__1_contigs__length_256847_pilon, whole genome shotgun sequence genome:
TGCATCTCAATGACAAATAAACGTAAatcttttgacattttcatcaaattgcaTTAGAATGCTTTGATATTGAAAAGTTAGTGCATATTTCAAGTAGAGAGCCATTTAAGACATTCAGCAcggcatttgaaattcaattgtgGTAAAAGCATAATGGGAAGCTTATTGCATATATTGCAGAAATGGAATAGGGAAGCTGTCACGAGATTTTGTAAGATCTTGGCTGGAGGTAAACTATTGGTATAACAACAGATTGTAAGTGTTGTTTGAGGCTGGTGGTGGAAGGTGAAATAGATAGTTGAATGAAATCCTCAATAAGGTGGCAATTAGTTTAAAATTTTACGATTACGACATATAAACATTTCACATCGTATATTCTGCGTATCTGGtggaaaaaaaccaaacatCCACTCTTAGggtgtcaccttgaaggtaatactgtaggtgacACGAGGACTTCAAACACacaatggtacaaacaacatcacacgtgaaacgtacacatagaaatacacgcgttgcTACGTTGTACCAACCAGGGCAACGGGactaaaatatgactgatactgctggatagtgatAATTGGGTCGGTAAGCAGTCAAAAATGGGAGTTAGGCAAAAATGAGAGTTCGAACGTTCAAAATGCGATATACGAATCCAAAATACTATATTGGAATCCAAAATGAGAGTTGGAAAGTTGAAAATGCGATGTATGAATCAAAAATGCGATTTACGAATCCAAAATTGGAGTTCGAATTTTGGCCTGGATTACGCGGCATAGCGATCAGGCCCTGAAAGGTGGATCGTACCATTTTTCTCGTAGGGATGGCCGCCCCTAACAAGTGCAAAATAAGTATTAGCGACACAACGCGGTCAGACATGAAATTTTGACGATCCAATTTGACGTAGTACAGAACAAATATATTTGTCTAGACTACCGCTATTAAGTGATCACACTCAGTTTCCCTGCAGAGATATCTTTTCAACTTTGTCTTGTGAGTAAAGTATAGTAGTGAAGTCCAGTCACTCCTCCTCCTCAGTTTAAGGGTTACATAAGGGATGTACAGCTACCTGGCACAGCAGAATTCCAAATAGCATTTATTACTTGAAGCGTTTACAGACACGGGTGTTTCCTAATGTGTCCAATCTCAAAGTTTTTGCACTGGCCAAAAGGCGAGGTGGATTGGTCAAGTTTCGACAAAATGTGATCAATAGACCATGTCAAAATCAATAAGAGAAAATGCCTTCATTGAAACTCTGAAACACTGCACGTATCGGAGCAACAACTTCAACAACAAATTACAATGTACACACAACGCTCTCCTGCAACGCTTTTCGGCCGTCCAACGCATACTGCCAGCGGAGCGCAAGAGCGACCTCAAGCGGTCAAATCTTTCCATTGTTTCCCGAGTAAGTTCGATGAATCAGCATGTTTGTTTCCCACTTAGCTTATATACAATTATCCTCTTGATTTTCTCTGACAAAACAGTAACCTAGCGGTTCACACTTTCGATGGGAAACCTCCACAGGTTGGTATAATGATATCCAAGAATTCAACATTTCCTCTTACGGACTTTGACATGTCTATTGGTCACagtttgtccaaacttggccaATCCACCACGCCTTTTGCCACGTCCCTGTTCCATTTCTAACACTGGCTGTgctgctcacgaaaataggATCAGGTATGGGCTACCATTTTAATCAGAATTGtgactgcatattaatgagcataGTCACTTTGCAAGATCATGTGATCTGCACATCTACATATAGTGGCAAGCTTGGAAATTGACGACGAAACATCGAACGTTGAAGTCATTTGCACGGCTCCACTTTTAAGTCCCCGACTATGTATTTCTATGATGACATTTAGCGGTGAAATGACGATTATCgtctttgtttctttattttcagaCATCCCTCCCCTTGCATTTACGACAGTGAATCAAAATTGAATGATTTTTCTTTCTCATTCGAAAATAGGACACTTGTTTCGGAAAACAATGGAGTTAATTACTCCATGGGCAAAAGAAATCTAAATTCGAAGGAGTTTCCAAGTTGGAAATAAATCAAATGCAATCGTTGCGCTTGTATTATCAAGGGACTGTGAGTGGAGGGATTGTTGTACCATTGACCAATGATAGCCATGCTTACAATAGCCCATAACTGACCttattttcgtgagcagcgcagccagcggtataAATGGGACAGGGTACCAGGTATCAATGCCAAATAGACGCGATTGTTGAAGAAGCGAATGTATCTCATGCGAGCTCGGCCTTCCGTATTTGTCTTTGTACGTAGTGATCTAGCCACGTGCCGGGTGCAAATATTTTCGATAACTGCATGGTTACCACAACGTTATACACGAAGTACATGGGACATTACATTACGAGGCATTGAACACTACAGAAAGTGGCTAAGATGAGGACACAAGGTAACCAATCACAGTGCAGCGAGGTGATCATTACATGATAATGAGACGGAAGAGAAAGGGTCCAGCCAATCAGTGAGCAGTAAACGGATCTTACAGGACCGCAAACACCAATCACTGTTTCCGGTATATATGCCTAGGACAGAAATCGGAGgatattttgaaacaggactaatAGACGTATATCATTcaggacataaatttgtgtcctaaaccccagcgtcgctcacgttgattggtaggttTTATGTCCCTGTGTCCCatctgcgttcattcattggctacctatatgtcctcaagtctcattaatatttactgttccgaatccagttcattcattggctgccttaTGATCTTGTCCCTGCCTCACTTTCGAGTGTTACTTGTCTCGCtctgccatgtgctcattaCTGTAACCTGTAACGCATTTGCGAGCCTAGGCAATTATTACCAGACAGGTAGAGCGTGGTCGCAATGTTTttgaagacaaatttgtcttcacaaacCTTGCGACTACGCTCTAGCTGTCTGGTAATGATTGCCTAGGCTCGCAGATGCGTTACAGtaatgagcacatggcagaacgagacaaggaacacccgaaagtgaggcaaggacaagaacatatggcggccaatgaatgagttgcattcgtaacagtaaatattaatgagactggaggacataaaggcagccaatgaatgaacgcaaatgggacatagggacataagacttaccaatcaacgtgagcgacgctggggtttaggacacaaattCATGTCCTAAATGGTATACGTCTAATAGGACGTTCACGAGCCTGAGGTCATGAGCGTCCTTCAGACTGATGTGCCCTAGATAAAGCTGACTTCTCGAGTGaagtaaaaaaatgaaagagtCATCATAACGTTTGACATTCAAAGTACGTTTAGAAGTGCAAATATCCAACCTTAGCAGCAGCTACGGTATTCGTGGACCTTGCATGGACATTCCTTCCTCATCAGTAATTGTACGCATAGAATACCCGAGGAGATGAGTTTATTTGTACCGTAGAATTTTTTAATTACTGACAGCGGTATGAAGTACGTACTTTTGTATTCGTTAAAAACGATCAAGTTGGTAATACTTTTCCCAGGCAGTCATAGGCAGTAATTCGAATTAATCCATTCAATTTCAGGCCTATTTCCGGTCAGCCTCTCTACACCTTGCCAATGCATATGAATTTGCCTTTAAGGTTGATGACCCCGAGTTAACCCCAGTCGAACCCAATGTAGACAAAATTCGGACATTGTTGTCCTGTTCGAACTTTTTCCAATGCCAGTACAACCTTTACGAGTTAGCCTTTTCCCGAGAGTAGACTATATATCAAGCCGTCTATTGCGGGCGCTATTCGGCTTCAAACGGCCGTCCGAGCAACGCAAGATCGGTTCAAAACGGCTGAGTCTTTCCGTCATCTGCAGGGAAATTTCATTTCTACTAATCTTACATACGATCATCTTCATGACATTTTCCCACGAAACAGTCACCTATCTAGCGGCTCAATTGTTCGACGGAAATCCTTCACAAGTTGGTAGACTTTTATCCGATATTGGACTATGAAGTGCCCGGTCACTCAAAAAAACCTCGAAATCTACAAGGAGGGGAAGGAGGTGTTGCTCAAAATAtgaagagaaagaagggggtacGCAATTGtttttttggtgcaaaataaattgaaacacctctcagattgcatcatTGTACATATTAATTTATCGATTTTTTCGATTTAAGAGGGGGACCAGTTTGTTACTCGTTTTCGAATATACCATCAATAGGGAAACTGTAGCCTCTTTCAGACAATGATAGTGGGATCAAAATATATTATCTGCTACTCTAGGCAAGGATGCATTTTTATCGTTGACAAAGCTTTTATTGGCAGGGATATACTCTTAAATATGTTTTTTTGTAGTTCCCGACTTaccatattcaaaataaaaccatGCAGTACGAcgttattgctttaaaaatgatttatttaagaGTGACTTTTTCACAACTTGACGATAATCTCTCAGTTAGCTACTGTGAAGGGACAAAGAAGGATTCATTATCGACACTAGCTCAGATAGTGCCGGGACGTATCCTGTGTTTTATGTACGAAACGATGGGTTGAGTTTCTATGCTCCCAAGGAATGGCAATGAGGGTctgaaacaaagaaagaaaaaaggcGAAGATTAAGACACACGGAACGTGTGTGTGTGCTTGGCTTAAAAACTATTTTAGAAATTGCTTCCACTAATGTATAAGAAACTCTTTAGTGTTGTCTTGTTTCTGTGGGAAGTTGCAAATGCCCGAGGAGCCAATGTAAGCTCGTACTCCCATCTATTTTTAAAATAGCAGTTTGTAAGAGGTTTGAGTATTTTACTACCTTTAATGCGATAATTTTAACTTATGTTTTTAGCACAGATGTCTAAAAGCCAAGACAGATAGAAAATTGAAATTGCGTCTTCCGACAAGGATTTTAAGACTAATGGTATACTGTCACCGGTTCCAATTTTtctacagttaccatggaaagagaaaatctagccACTCAAagattttacgcgggtggccgctttttaaaacagcgccctcccatgggaattttgaataccaagaaacgaccctttgaccatatctgggaatatttagattacaggtaacTGTATACCTTTCATCGCACAGAGGCTTCTTTTAATGTATCATACCATATGATATCTTGTAATACTCCGATTTTCTAGTTTTAAAACAACTGCAAATGAATGTTGAATCGGCAACGATTTATAGAATCTACTCTGTTGCTTACATTATATGACATAAATAACACATAGTTATTTTGTGCTTACCTGGAATTTCACAGACAATGCCCTTTGGCCGGAAGTCGCAGTATTCATCGTCCCACAGACCGTTGTGAGCGCCCCTGAACCTGTTGATATTTATAAAAACGACACGCTTTTTAAGGGTGAATTCTGTCACGAGGTTGTATACAAAACCTAGAGTGAATTTATAAAAAAGCAGAGAAAAAGAGATagacaaagacagacaaacaaacaaccataaaaacagacagacagaaagactgaTAGAGGCACAGACAGGAAGCAAAACAATGGGCAGTTCATCGTATTATAATTATATAAAACCACACTGGACTGAAAAATCTAGCATAAGTAATAATAAGATATGGCTTTGGCTGTTATACCATGTGGCAGATACCTGAGTACGATTCGGTGGATAAAATGCTATTGTTTCTTATTTAATCGTAAGAATGCCGAATTTTATACTCGGTGGGGAATAGAAGGGAACAAACGATCGCTTTGAGCGAGATTCGTCAGTGAGAATGGTTAATATAAGAAAGCCTTGTTTTGATGCGGTCATTGAAAGTCTTGACATTGAATATAGCTTCTACCATTCGTTTGAATTTGAGCGTATTCTTACCAAAGCTGTACGCAATCTTGTCCCAAAGCGTCTttctttgtgttgttgtttggcTCGCCTGGTGCCCAGTTGCGGAAGTCGAAGTCGCAATGAGCTCCTCCATCACTCCAGATGAATTCACCCTCCGTCAGGCTGTCACTAAGACCGATCCAGAAGCCGAATCTGTTAATGCATGGGCTTTGATGCATGTTATTACTTAAGATGTGGTTTCTGATTGCATCGTCTATAACGCGAGTACGTAACGATGCAAGGCGTCCTGGTGGTCCACCAGGCTGTACTGAAAGGGTGCTGCAAAACTCAGCTGCTTTCTGTTGGTATGGGTGGTCGTCAGGGTCTTGTTCACAGTATACTTCATACACCATACAATCGCAATCTCCCTTTTCACAGTTTTCCATCGTGATAGAGCCTGTGAAGAGCATATGTGATAGCAGTATAATACGACGCTTGAAAGCATAATGGTTGAGAAGTAATATGCATTCTGATGCACACACGTTTTGTTGCATACAACTGTTATATGTACTGTGGAAACGGCCGTCGTGTAGTCACACACATATAAAGAGGCTTATAGAAAAAGTATAGGATGCtttctaaaataaaataattcataTCGTGTACCTTGGCTGGCTTGATATAAAATTTAGGAAACTTCATATACTCTCATTATAAATCTGAATTGTTTTCCAGAGTACAGTTGTTTACTTTCCTATAGTCATTATTTAGCTGATAATCAGAAACTCGTCATATGAAGTACTGGAGCATGATTTGATAAGCTAAAATAGACAATGCCATACGTCGTGCCGATTACCTGTTTTGTGATAAAAGGCAAAGACTGACTATTGTACCATGTAGCTGATACCTTAATACGGTTTCGTTCGTAGCAAGATAACATTTAGGTAAATCAGACCTACGAGCAAGCGGGTGCTCAAAGCATAGAATGTAACGCATAACGCAAAGTCAAATGTTTTTGATTGTATCTTTAGACACCTTGGTTCAACGCATCTTGAAACGCCAAAGCCAACAAAACGTGCATTAACACAATAATTTGGTGTTACACTCCATATTACATAGTTACGTAAATTTAGAAATGGCGCAAGGTAGTTTGACACATAATGCCTCAGATAACTGGAATGTACTAAACGAGATTACAGGCAGCATTCAGTTTGCTAATTATATTATACATTTTAGTTTAAATAATGTTATCAATGAAACAAATAATGGAATATAGTGAGTAAATAGGGTGACTTACTTGGACCTTGCTACTCCGGCATGATGTTAAAAAGAGAAAATACTTTGATTAGCCGATTAACGTTTTATCAAGAACGACAATATGCACTCCCTTTTAGTTCCGACGAATTGAGCATTTCGTAATTATCAGCTAAATCACTTATTTTTTGCGTGATTCGAGCAAAATCGAAGCCCTACTGTAACTCTAGCAGGACTTCATTCAATCCTTCAAAAGACAAGCCAAGACTATATCCTTGGCTCTATAACCCATTTTAAGTTTCACAAAGCGTACAAATATTCTCTTCCTAATGCGAAGTGCGTGTTGTTGTTCACA
Encoded here:
- the LOC139126600 gene encoding lectin BRA-3-like — translated: MQQNVCASECILLLNHYAFKRRIILLSHMLFTGSITMENCEKGDCDCMVYEVYCEQDPDDHPYQQKAAEFCSTLSVQPGGPPGRLASLRTRVIDDAIRNHILSNNMHQSPCINRFGFWIGLSDSLTEGEFIWSDGGAHCDFDFRNWAPGEPNNNTKKDALGQDCVQLWFRGAHNGLWDDEYCDFRPKGIVCEIPDPHCHSLGA